In the genome of Catalinimonas alkaloidigena, the window AATTGACCGGATTCTGTTCCGGTTGTATGAGGTGGATCCGGGGGCGTTATATGTAGCCGACTTCTGTATGGATGATCTGCGGCTGGATTATCCCACCTGCCAGGGATACGTAAACCGCCTGGTGCACGAAGGGCTCGTCAGACCACTGGGCTCAGCCCAGTTTATGATTTTAACCCAAAAGGGGAAGGAGGTCGTCAAAGAAGGCTACCGCGTCTTCCGGCAAAAGGAAGAGACTCCTGCGCAGGTGGAAAAGATGCTGCGAGAACTGTCCGTCAGGCAATTGAAGGGGCATATCTTTCAACTGCGTTACTGGTGGGCGTTTGTACTGATTAATGCCCTCATGGCTTTGCTGATTGCCTGGAGTCTTTACTTCCTGATGCGCTAATACAAAGTTTTGTAGTCCAAAGGTTGAACCACACAGCTTGTTGATGAGGGAGCCCTATGTCGGACAGAGATCAAGCGAAAGCGGAAATTGAGATGAACCGGAGCATCATCTTCAATACGCAGCAAGGCTATTATACCGTTGGGCCCTTCCAGGTTTCTCCTGAAAATCGGAAAGCCGTCTGGGGGGATGCCAGCGCCGAAGATTTTGAAATCAGACTGTATCCCCACCTGATACGCTGGTTTACGCTAGAAAACCGGCAGTTTGCTACCTCACAACCGGCGCGTCTGGTGCGCTACTGCAACAGCCTCTCCACGCTGCTTTTGCATAATGGCCAAAATGATGCCCTGACTGATGAGCAGCTCAAAGAGCTTTATCAGGTGCATGCCAAATTACTCGAGGCGAAAATCTGGGCGGGCAAGCTGTACCTGGAGGCGTGGGAAGAAATCGAAAAAGACTCCGCTTAAACCTTTTTGATACGTTTCGTATGTCAGACCTAGGAGCGGACATTGCCCGGAATCGGGAGCTTATTTTTGGTAGCGGAAAACCGTATCTCGCGATAGGCCCGATTCTTTGTTCTGCGGCCAGTAAACTAGCCTTGTGGGGCGATCCTGCGGCAGAAGATTTTGAGATCCGGTTCTATCCGGAAGAAATCATCTGGTACTCGCTGGACGGGCAGGAACTGACGCGTTCGGCTCCGGTACACCTGGTGCATTTTTGTGAGGATACGATTCAGCTCCTCACCCGCTACGCCATCACCGCCCGGGGCTTACCGACCGCTCAGTTTAAAGAACTTTACCAAATACAGCTTAAACTGCTGGAAGCTAAAGTGTGGGCCGGGAAACTCTACCCAGAGGCCCGCAAAGAAATTGAAGAGAATTTTAACAAGTTTAAACGAAAGTAAAGACGTCAAACCCATTACTTTTTGCCATGGCTTACGACCTCCGGAACAACCTTCTACTCATACTACAGAAGCGTGGGATTACCATCCGTGAATTGGCCGATCGAACCGGACTATCGAAAAAGCAAATCAGCAAAATCATTCGCCACGGCGACGGCAAACTCTCCAAGCTGGAGCTGATCGCGGCGGCGCTGGGTGTCACGCTTCATGAACTGATCGGGTCACCAGCTACCATTCATCAGGTAGCTCAGCAAGCGGGGGTGAACCTCGCGCATTCAAAAAATAGAGACATTGCAGCTAGGTATTACCCAGACCGACCTTTTGCGACTGCGGCATGAGATCAATGAGGAAATCAAGCGTTTGCAGATGCATCTACAACTATTGGAGGAGCAGGTGGAAGGATTAAATAATGAGCATTTTTTTCATCAAAACTAATGTTTGCATGAGCGCTCTTAACAAACAGCAAATCCTGGACCTTTCCTGGTTGGAGATTGCAAACCATCCGGAGATCATTCACCTCACCGATGGCCTATTGTACCTTCTGGTGAAAGAGTCGAATGTGTACTTTATCATTTTGTGGTTTCCTAAACGCGATCAGTCGCTAGATATCCTCAAAACGGTTATGTCTAAGAGGCATCAAGCCGATGTAACACATATTGCGACGGATGTGCGGGAGTATATAAAAGACACGCGGTACTTGTTGTTGAATGCTCCCCCGATGTCGGAAGCAACCGAGTCTTTAGCACAGGTCGGCGTAGTACTGGAACTCACGCTTTACGAGCATCATGATCTTGAATTTAAAATCATCAGGACGGGGAGTGAATACGAAGCCCCCGGGGGGCAGAAATTGAACATCTTTTACCGCAGATAGTCAGACCTATTTCAGACCTAATTAGTGTGAATGTTTGAAATTTGGCTGATTTGTTTGTTTTGGAGTCTGATGTAACTGCCTCATAATCAGGTGGTCGCTGGTTCGAGACCAGCAGGGCCCACTTGATAACCAGGCAGTTACGTACTCTTATCGTAACTGCCTTTCTTTTTAATAAGCGATTCAAATCCATCTTTTCTTCAGGTCATGGTCTGGTTTAAAATCCCGCGATTATAAAGCAACAAGACAGTAAGCTGCCGCCGACTTGATTTTTGCTTCCTGAGATTACCTGACCTGCTTGGTGAGGGCAACAGGCCTGTGAGGCATTTTGCTATTTGTTGAATAAATTAGAGGTAAAGCACCCGCACGTAATTCGGAACCGAAAAAGCCCACGCTTGTGATGAAAGCCGCGGTAGAACCGTTCCGTAGGGATAATGGCTCCCAAACGTTAAGGACGGATGCACCACCGGGTATGATGCTACCAATTGACTTCAGGCGGTCAGGAGGCTCTTGGAAGAGGATTAACCCGGACGACCGTCCTCCCATGCACTGGGTTCGTAACGCTGGCCAGGTTGATGCTTTGGGTTACCCACACTCGGCCTTGAGAAATTGTCCGCTTTTTTGCGGAAATTCCAACATTGGTCGACAAGCGGTAGTTAGAGGCATGGGAAACATGTCAGAGCGCATCTGCTTAACCTTATCGGAGAGTATCGTATGTCAGACATAGAAGCGGACATTACTCGAAATCGAGACCTTATCTTTGGGAGTGGAGCTTTGTATCTGCCGGTAGGGCCTATCGTGTGCTCGGCGAGCTGCAAAAGCGCCGTCTGGGGCGACCCTACCGCAGAAGATTTCGAAATCAGGCTCTATCCTGAAGAGATTGTGTGGAGCTCGCTGGACGGACAAGAGCTGACGCGTTCGTCGCCGGTACACCTGGTGCACTACTGTGAGGACACCATGCAGTTGCTCACGCACCACGCCATCATTACCCGCGGCCTGCCCATTACCCAGCTGAAGGAGATTTATCAGATGCAACACAAAATGCTGGAAGCCAAGATGTGGGCGGGAAAGTTGTACCTGGAGGCCAGAAAAGAAATCGAAGAGCAACTCAACAAGCACATCCTGAGGTAAATAGCGAGTGCCGGGAGGCCTATGATGCTTTACGATCGCTCCGGTGAAGATGTCCGATACCTCACATCGGCTGGCCAGGAAAGCGTTGACGCACCTCGTTTTGGATCGCCTGCCGTGTAACCAACGGCTCAACTAAACCGCGTGTGTGGTTGCCAGGGCCACAGTTCCTATGTAGGCGCAATTGCCTCCAACTATTTTTTCATTTATCGACCTATCGCCGAACAATAAGCGGTTACTTCCGGTTAGAGGGATGGATTAATCCTACGTCTCTTATACTCGCTTAACAATTAACAATGTCCGGTTTCTCTTTTACTTCTTATCTGATTGAACTAGGGTTTAAGGAGGTTAGAGTAGACATCTATCGGCACTCGGAGTGGGATGTGACTGTGCAGTTTTTGGGGAGTAAAGTGCTGATTACCAACTACAAACCTGCCGATCTGCAGATGTGTTCTGTGGTGGACGCAAAACCGACTTCGGCCGATGCAGCCATGCATTTGCTGACGCGCGCCAAAGTGCAGTTCCCTCAACTGCCGCTGAAGCGGAATCCCCGTAAAAATTCGCTACTGCTTTCGCGGGTGTAGGGCGTTATTGCCACGCTTCATTGTGGGCGGGCGGTTGCCAGTGGGAGCGCGGCTCGAAGTACTGCCAGAGCAGACACGATACGTCCCGTAGCAGTACGTAGCCTTCGTTGTCTTGTTGCCAGCTTTGGTCTTGCTGATGGTTGGTGATGACGCAAAACACGTAGTCGCCGGAGGGCGCATTGACCAGCACCACCTCCGAACGCGATTCGTCGACGGCGCCCTGTTTCGACGCGGCCTGCACGGTAGGCGGAATTTGCGAAAGTGCTTCGTGGTCCCAGTAAATGTGACACAGGTTGCGGTAGATGCGCTCGCTGGCCGCCGGGTTGATCACCCGCCCCTCCCGGATCATCACGAGCAGCTCTGCCATCTCGCGCGGCGTCGTCTGCCCCCAGCCGTAGTGTGTCCGGTTGGGTTCCCGCCCCGGCGTACGCGAATTGACACGCGTGTGACGAAAGCCGTGGTCGGCTAACCACTGGTTGATAACTGTGCCGGTCCCGGCCAGCGATTGTGCCCACAGGCTGGCAGTGTTGTCGCTCGTGGTGATCATCAGCATCGCGACCTTGCTCAGTTCGATGACCGCACTGTCTTGAAACGAACCCAGAATGTCTTCTCCCGGATACAACAGCGAATCGCGGTACACCAACGGCGTGTGGTAGTCCAGTTCGCCCCGGTTGATTTTGTCGAATAGCGCGATGGTGATCGGAATTTTGATCATGCTGGCCGTCGGGAAGAGCGAGTCGGCGTGAATCATGGCGGTGCGTCCCGTTTTCAGATGACGCACGTAAATCCCCACGTCCCCCCGAAAGCCTGCGACCAGTTGCTCCAGCTGGGCCTGAAGCTTTTTGTCGGGTTTTCCCTGGGCCTCATTCGGTTGGGCCGCATTCGGCTGGGCCCCACCTGGAAAAATGGGGAAGAACAGGCAAAACGTGGCGGCACAGAAAGCGTAGCGCAGCAGCAGATCTTTCATGAGAAGTAGGAATCGGGAGAAGTTGAGCGAACGCAGAAAATTACCGTAAATTCGGCGGACCGGACGACGATCTTCCCGCATGCACCAGCAAACTTTTGGCCCCCTGACCCTCTGGCAATTCGACCATTTGGCTACCCAGTCGCACCTTCGGCACTTCGTTAGCGACCGGCGCGGCGGTATGAGTCACGAACACCTGGGCGCACTGAACCTGAGCTTTCGGGTAGGCGACGCGCCTGCGCACGTGGAAGCCAACCGCGCTCGCGTTGCCGAAGCCATGGGGGTGACGCCTGACCGCCTGTTCATCCCTCAACAGACCCACAGTGCCGTTGTGGCGGTCGTAGACAAGGAGACGCGGCCGGAGGCACTGGCAGAAACGGATGGGTTAGTCACGTCGACGCCGGGTGTCTGCATTGCTGTGCTGGCTGCGGACTGCGTCCCGATTGTGCTCTATGATCCGGTACGGCATGTGGCTGCGGCGGTGCATGCCGGGTGGCGCGGGACCGTCGGTCGTATTCTGACAAACGCCCTGCGTACCATGCAGGACCATTTCGGTACGCATCCCGCCGCGGTGCTCGCCGGGATCGGGCCTTCCATCAGTGCAGAGGTTTACGAAGTAGGCCCGGAAGTGGTGGAAGAAGTTAACGCTGCGCTGGGGGAAGGCTTTGTACGTCCGCACCAAACCGTTCCCGAAAAGGGATATGTAGACTTGTGGAACGCCAACCGTCACCAACTCCTCGCATTGGGCGTCCGACCTGAGTCGATTGAGGTGGCGGGGATTTGTACCTATCAGCATCACGACCAGTTCTTCTCCGCCCGCCGTTCCCGGAACAACACCGGACGCTTCTCGGCTGGCATCGTCCTTCAGCCTCGCTAACGTCCTTACAATCAGTATCCAGATACCAACGCAAACAACTAGGCCGGCACCTGCCTGCGCAAACTTCCAGATACGCCCCACACCTCAAACTTCCTTTTCTATGAGTTCTTTTTCCTTTCCCATCGGTACCCTCGAAGCGCAACCCGAACAGCCCCGAGCTGAGCAAATCGAGGCCATCGCCCAGTTGCCCGCCCAACTGCTGGCAGCCGTGTCCGGACTTTCGGACGAGCAGTTGGACACGCCCTATCGCCCCGGGGGCTGGACCGTGCGGCAGCTGGTGCATCACGTTGCCGACAGCCACATGAACGGGTACATTCGCTGGCGTCTGGCCCTGACCGAAAATAACCCGACCATCAAACCCTACGACCAGGCGGCCTGGGCCGAACTGCCGGACGCTGCTCAGGAGCCCATCGAAGTGTCGCTTCGTCTGTTGGACAGTGTACACCAGCGCTGGAGTGTGTTGCTGCGGGCGTTGCCCGACGAAGCGTTCGAGCGTACCTACCAACACCCGGAGATGGGAAGCCAAACGTTGTTGCAGTCGCTGGCCAATTATGCCTGGCACGGGCGGCACCACGTCGCCCACGTGACCGAACTGCGCAAACGTTTGGAATGGTAGACCCGCGCGGAATGTCTATTTTTTGGATTCGTACGCCTGGCCTTTGCTCATAAACACCTACTGACCTATGCGCTCCATTTTAGTATCACTCCTGACGGCGCTCACTTTCTCCGCCATGTCGCAACCGTATCAACCCAACTGGGCCTCGCTCGATAACCGCCCCGTCCCCGAATGGTACCAGGATGCCAAGTTTGGCATCTTCATTCACTGGGGGGTCTACTCGGTGCCTTCGTACGCCCCCAAAGACGTAAGCCTCTACGCCCGGTATGCGGAGTGGTACTGGAAACGTCTGGTCGATTCTACCGCCGAAGGGCACGCGCAGTTTGTGGCGTACCACAACCGGGTGTGGGGCGAAGATTTCAAGTATCCTGACTTTGTTCAGCACTTCAAAGCCGAATTGTTCGAGCCGACCGACTGGGCTACCCTGTTCAAGAAGGCTGGGGCACGCTACGTGGTCCTGACTTCGAAGCATCACGATGGATTTGCCCTCTGGCCAAGTGCGCAGAGCTGGAACTGGAATGCCGTCGACGTGGGCCCCCACCGCGATCTGGCCGGTGATCTGATGCAGGCGGTGCGCGCCGAAGGGCTGCGGATGGGCTATTATTACTCGCTTTACGAGTGGTTCAACCCGCTCTATCAGCAGAACCCCGATCGCTACGTGGAAGAGCACATGCTGCCGCAACTGAACGACCTCGTGACGCGCTATAAACCCGACTTGGTCTGGACCGACGGCGAGTGGGATCTGCCCAGCGAACGCTGGCACAGTCCGGAATGGCTGGCGTGGCTCTACAACGAATCGCCGGTAAAGCGCGACGTGGTGGTGAACGACCGGTGGGGGAAAGAAACACGGAGCAAACACGGGGGATTCTACAC includes:
- the pgeF gene encoding peptidoglycan editing factor PgeF, with the protein product MHQQTFGPLTLWQFDHLATQSHLRHFVSDRRGGMSHEHLGALNLSFRVGDAPAHVEANRARVAEAMGVTPDRLFIPQQTHSAVVAVVDKETRPEALAETDGLVTSTPGVCIAVLAADCVPIVLYDPVRHVAAAVHAGWRGTVGRILTNALRTMQDHFGTHPAAVLAGIGPSISAEVYEVGPEVVEEVNAALGEGFVRPHQTVPEKGYVDLWNANRHQLLALGVRPESIEVAGICTYQHHDQFFSARRSRNNTGRFSAGIVLQPR
- a CDS encoding YfiT family bacillithiol transferase codes for the protein MSSFSFPIGTLEAQPEQPRAEQIEAIAQLPAQLLAAVSGLSDEQLDTPYRPGGWTVRQLVHHVADSHMNGYIRWRLALTENNPTIKPYDQAAWAELPDAAQEPIEVSLRLLDSVHQRWSVLLRALPDEAFERTYQHPEMGSQTLLQSLANYAWHGRHHVAHVTELRKRLEW
- a CDS encoding alpha-L-fucosidase — protein: MRSILVSLLTALTFSAMSQPYQPNWASLDNRPVPEWYQDAKFGIFIHWGVYSVPSYAPKDVSLYARYAEWYWKRLVDSTAEGHAQFVAYHNRVWGEDFKYPDFVQHFKAELFEPTDWATLFKKAGARYVVLTSKHHDGFALWPSAQSWNWNAVDVGPHRDLAGDLMQAVRAEGLRMGYYYSLYEWFNPLYQQNPDRYVEEHMLPQLNDLVTRYKPDLVWTDGEWDLPSERWHSPEWLAWLYNESPVKRDVVVNDRWGKETRSKHGGFYTTEYGLVHNDEQSGQMARPWEECRGIGHSFGYSRAEEVSDYQSSKDLIHLLVGLVGRGGNLLLNIGPTADGRIPVIMQQRLLDMGTWLEANGEAIYGTRMWTGSAANEQEGVFFTQKGADLYVLCTQYPATLRLKGVAGGKVRLLGREAAVKTKQSGGQLTITPPAILPLGDARDYAFVFKIEGGAGR
- a CDS encoding helix-turn-helix domain-containing protein, translated to MAYDLRNNLLLILQKRGITIRELADRTGLSKKQISKIIRHGDGKLSKLELIAAALGVTLHELIGSPATIHQVAQQAGVNLAHSKNRDIAARYYPDRPFATAA
- a CDS encoding serine hydrolase — encoded protein: MKDLLLRYAFCAATFCLFFPIFPGGAQPNAAQPNEAQGKPDKKLQAQLEQLVAGFRGDVGIYVRHLKTGRTAMIHADSLFPTASMIKIPITIALFDKINRGELDYHTPLVYRDSLLYPGEDILGSFQDSAVIELSKVAMLMITTSDNTASLWAQSLAGTGTVINQWLADHGFRHTRVNSRTPGREPNRTHYGWGQTTPREMAELLVMIREGRVINPAASERIYRNLCHIYWDHEALSQIPPTVQAASKQGAVDESRSEVVLVNAPSGDYVFCVITNHQQDQSWQQDNEGYVLLRDVSCLLWQYFEPRSHWQPPAHNEAWQ